The window GGCTCTTCAACTGATTTTTCAGTAACAGTAGCAGTGGCCTCATCCACTTTCTTCTCAACTTCAGTAGCTTCAGTGACTTCTGTGGTAACATTATTCTCTTCCtcgttgtttccattctcagcaATTAGTTCAGTGCCTCTGGAAGCGATCTTAACTTCTGGGGCTTTTTCAGTAAGTTCTGATGTTTCAACTTCCTTCGCTTCAGTTACAACACTTTTCTTCTCATCTTCTTGATTAGCTTTCACATCTTTTATATCATTCTCTTCAACCTTTTCCACCTCCTCCTTCAGTGGTGCTTCAGTCTCTTCCTCTTTTGGTATTACAGCCTCTGTATCTTCAGACTTAGTCTCAGCAGGTTCTTGCTCAATCTTCTCGGTAACTTCTGGTTGTTCAGCCAGTTTGTCCTGTACATTAGCAACTGGTTCTAAACTTGTTTCCTTATTTTGGTCTGCTTCTgaaacttcttcttcttttgccaCGGCTTTCACTGGTTCATTGGCCTGTAATTCTTCTACTTGTTCCTTCTTGTCCTCATCAGCCTCAACTGATTCTATCGTTGGCTTGTCCTGCAGCTCTTTCTCAGATTCTTTCTGTGGAATTTCAACCTTTTCAGATTCTAATTCACCTTTGACAACATCACCTGCTTCTTCTGGAACACTCTCAGCTTCCGGTTCAGGGGCGGACTCTTTGTTTAGTACTACAACATGCTTGTTAACTTCTTCAGTAGCAGTGGTTGCTGCTGGTTGTTGTTCGGCTTTAGGCGTCTCGGCATCATCGGTTTTCTTTACCTCTTCTGTTGTAGGCTTCTCATCCTCATCagctttcttttttatttcttcgaTAACAGTTTGTGCTGGTTCTTCTGCTTTCGGTTTCTCTTCCTCATCActcttctttatctcttcatTGGCAGGAGATTCACTCTCTGTATGTATCTTTTCTACTGATTCAGACACCACTGGAATTGGACAGTCCTCTTTAGGTTTCACTTCATTATTCTTTTCCTCCATTGTCTTTACCTCTTCATGCACTTCCTTCTCAACTTGCTGTAGTAAGCATGATAGCAAGAATTAAAGTAGAACAGAAGTACCAACCAAGAAAAGTAGcaatcttttaaaaatttgaatcAACAGACTACAAGAGAAAAAGAAGGTAAAAAGATGAGAAAGTTCAAGCACACAAGGCTTTCACTTTAAAAGTAGGGCAGCTTGTTCTTTTGTGCGTTAGTAGTGTGGAACAAGATTTGATCACACATAAAGCTATCGGAAAAGGAAAAGAGCAGTTTAAAGGGATAGGCTATTTCCTAGTAAGTCATAATTAAGATTGTCACTCACAGAAAGCACAGTAGGAAAAGATACTCCATCCTCTTATTTGAACTCCCATTTTATCAGTGTGCTCCTACGTCAAAAAAGAGAAAGCAAATCAAATCTACACCTCAACTATTCTAACTGGTACCTATTTTCTTTCGCCGGCACAAGTATCGAGTAACTAACTATACCCACCAAAATTTAGACAGATGGAGAAAAATTACCTAGCTTCGTCTATGTTTGCTAGGATGTAAACCCTGCTCTTCCCATAATTTTCACTCACTTCATTGCCGCTAGGCCAAATCCTTGGTGCCATCTCATCAAAACTATTTAGAcatcatttttatttaattctgttacgaTACAGATGGCAGTTTCATTATTTTCATTGAGGAATTCAATTTTCTGCTTTAGGATGGATTAAATTCACTTGCTAGGTATGCTTGGTATAAGTTTCTATCCTTACCAAGTAAgatttctcatttttctttgacACATCAGCTTCTGTTAATTAATATGTCACTGGTGAAAAAGTAAAAACAGTCCCCTCTCTGTTCCTTTCTTTCACTTCCTATGACTACCTTTTATGATGTCTACAGTTTGATTCTCTCTAATACAACCAAACACATAACAAACACAGAGGgctaaaaaggaaaaagggaatAACATCAGAAGTGTCACAAAGCTTTAATCAATGTATTTATCAAATAACATGACAGAGCAGAAAGAATATATTCATATGGAAAATTTAATAAAAGGAAGAGAGATTCACTGAATACCTCAGGATGATCTGATGACACAGTCTCAGTAGCCATGGATGAAGATGATTGATGAAGTAAGAGCTCAAAGGAAGAAGCAAGAAATGATACTTGTAAGGTGAGCTAAATAAACAGATTCAGAGAATTAAAGAAAAAGGAATGATATGGTTGGCAACAACTCAAAAAGGGTCTCAAAACAAGCTGGAGAAAGTAGAACAAAAATCAACCTTACAGCAACTCCATCTCACCTTTTCATACATACAGAAAATAAGAAAACAGGGTGGACTCATGTCCACTTGATGGATGATCTGTCAGCATTTGGTGGAATTACTAACTAATCCATCAAGattcaatttttaaataatacTTCTATATATGGCAAGAGATTTTAACACTTGGAAAGGCCATTAGGCAAATTAAATTTGAATATGAAAAAGAAGTTAGGGACTGTCAATGCCACTGGGACAAAAATGATTGATGGGGACCATTCCAGAGGTTTATAACGGCGTAATATCATTTTTGCAAACTGTTGTCTACTTTGTCTGGTTGTGGATAGTTTCCCTACTGAAACTTAAAGCATATATTTTCTGGGCCTAAGGTCGTTTTCAGTGCCATGCCATCTTCcattaaagaagaaaaacaattgcATTGGCGGTGACTATGTCTAGTTGCATTGGGTTCccatattttatctttttattatttatatgaaTTTCTTCTCTTATGTACAGAATTAAAAGAGTAGAGATTCGTTAAATTAGCTGTTGTAATCAAGCGAGGTAGTCTCCCCGGAGGTAGGGGTGGCCGTTCGGGCAGTTCGGATTGGATATGAAAATATCGGTTTAGATTTTCGATTGGATCGGATTTTTTAAGTTCCGTTTCGGATTAATCGATTTGGGTATTTTGGATTTATTGTTTTGAACTTATAAGTTGAGATGTTTCTTCTTCTTACAAAAATGATTGTCCAATGAAGTACTTATGTTTAATTGCCGAAAACGTTCCTCATTCTCACAGTaatcatccaaataaagtattcaagtaatgaaatcATTATCAACGAAATGTGGCAGAGACATTAATACGGACAATAAAAAGTAGCAATAGTAAAACCATGTCCAAATATAAAGTATTCTGATagtaaattaataattaatattgaatatatgagataatatctaATAAGTAGGGTATTGGACTTATTGCTATTGGCATATAGATGGTGGATTGGTATAAAGTATAAAAATTTCGAATTTTTAGATATCCAAAAATCCGAAGTACCAAATCCAATATCTAATCTGAaatcaaaaaaatttaaaaattaaatccacCAATCCGTAATTCaaaaatccaaaccaaaaatctaaaaaatttaGATTTCGAGTTTGACCAAACTATACCCACCCTGCCCAGAGGCTTAGCCTTGGTCCGGTAACGCATAAGGTATCATAGAGACCATTTGCTCAATTTTGTCTACCCCCGAATATGTCTTTTTAATTTATTATCTCTTGCTttccgcatctcaaagatttgaGTAAGCTTTGGTATTTTCAGTCTCTTTACTCCTTTGTTAGTCTATTGCTTTCTCTCACATGAGTACGTGCAAATTTTGGATTGTAGCTCGCTAATAATATCTTATACATTACCTAAATATCATTCTTTTGTGCTCGAAAATATACAACGCTGATGTTGTAAAAGAATGCAAAAAAGAAGGATAACAATTATACAGTTCATattgagaaaataaggaaaataattcaaatgaaGCAATTAGAATTCCACCATGAAATCGAAATGTCACaacaaagatttttttttttcgaataaaGAATACTGATATTAAAAGCTAAAGTATATTATTAGTACAAAGGAGAACCATTCGAGCCATAATAGAGTCTGAATGGTACATCTATATTGAGAACAGATACTAAAGTTCGGGGGAGACATAAGATGTATGTTGGCTTTCAGAAGGAGCTAAGAGCATGCCATACTTTGCAGGGAGTCTGCTACACCTTTTGTCTCGCGATAGACATGGTCAAGTGTCACGTTCCCCAGTTGGCAGAGTAAGGTCTTGTAATTAAAAAGAACGTGTGAGTATAACTCATCCCTATCATGT is drawn from Nicotiana tabacum cultivar K326 chromosome 9, ASM71507v2, whole genome shotgun sequence and contains these coding sequences:
- the LOC107807598 gene encoding uncharacterized protein LOC107807598 isoform X1, whose translation is MATETVSSDHPEQVEKEVHEEVKTMEEKNNEVKPKEDCPIPVVSESVEKIHTESESPANEEIKKSDEEEKPKAEEPAQTVIEEIKKKADEDEKPTTEEVKKTDDAETPKAEQQPAATTATEEVNKHVVVLNKESAPEPEAESVPEEAGDVVKGELESEKVEIPQKESEKELQDKPTIESVEADEDKKEQVEELQANEPVKAVAKEEEVSEADQNKETSLEPVANVQDKLAEQPEVTEKIEQEPAETKSEDTEAVIPKEEETEAPLKEEVEKVEENDIKDVKANQEDEKKSVVTEAKEVETSELTEKAPEVKIASRGTELIAENGNNEEENNVTTEVTEATEVEKKVDEATATVTEKSVEEPQKPETETKVEEETAGEVEPKLEQEVKIDAAKDGEERKTLEEAFKEEIPAKTKQSNNLISKMKQSLVKAKKAIIGKSPSSKSETKNEVTAK
- the LOC107807598 gene encoding uncharacterized protein LOC107807598 isoform X2, with protein sequence MEEKNNEVKPKEDCPIPVVSESVEKIHTESESPANEEIKKSDEEEKPKAEEPAQTVIEEIKKKADEDEKPTTEEVKKTDDAETPKAEQQPAATTATEEVNKHVVVLNKESAPEPEAESVPEEAGDVVKGELESEKVEIPQKESEKELQDKPTIESVEADEDKKEQVEELQANEPVKAVAKEEEVSEADQNKETSLEPVANVQDKLAEQPEVTEKIEQEPAETKSEDTEAVIPKEEETEAPLKEEVEKVEENDIKDVKANQEDEKKSVVTEAKEVETSELTEKAPEVKIASRGTELIAENGNNEEENNVTTEVTEATEVEKKVDEATATVTEKSVEEPQKPETETKVEEETAGEVEPKLEQEVKIDAAKDGEERKTLEEAFKEEIPAKTKQSNNLISKMKQSLVKAKKAIIGKSPSSKSETKNEVTAK